The following proteins are encoded in a genomic region of Candidatus Zixiibacteriota bacterium:
- a CDS encoding DegT/DnrJ/EryC1/StrS family aminotransferase, protein MEIKYLDLQANYQSIKPEIDEAIRKVLDSSAYVLGPAVQEFESAYADYCGTKFAIGCNSGTTALTLALRALEVGPGDEVITAANTFIATAAAIVHAGARPVLVDIDPETRNLDPTLLKMAITSRTRAIIPVHLYGCPADMDAITQLAANHDIPVLEDAAQAHGARYKDRPAGSMGRLAAFSFYPGKNLGAYGEAGAVTTDDPELDRKVRMLRDHGSNKKYVHELLGYNARMEGIQGAVLKVKLSHLDHWNSERNRVALLYNRLLAAVPIKLPRFDDDLRQVFHLYVIETEQRDQMQKHLSESGVPSLIHYPIPIHMQKAFDYLDCREGDFPITEKMAGEILSLPIYPEMTDEQVTYVADQVKAFFG, encoded by the coding sequence ATGGAAATCAAATACCTCGATCTGCAAGCCAACTACCAATCGATCAAGCCCGAGATCGATGAGGCTATCCGAAAGGTTCTGGACAGTTCCGCCTACGTCCTGGGACCGGCGGTGCAGGAATTCGAAAGCGCCTACGCCGACTATTGCGGCACCAAGTTCGCCATCGGCTGCAACAGCGGCACCACGGCGCTGACCCTGGCCCTGCGGGCACTGGAAGTCGGACCGGGTGACGAAGTCATCACGGCGGCCAACACGTTCATTGCCACGGCTGCCGCCATCGTTCATGCCGGAGCCCGACCGGTCTTGGTCGATATCGACCCGGAAACACGAAACCTGGACCCGACGCTCTTGAAGATGGCCATCACCTCACGAACACGGGCCATCATTCCGGTGCACCTGTACGGCTGCCCGGCCGACATGGACGCCATAACACAACTGGCCGCCAACCATGATATCCCGGTACTCGAAGATGCTGCACAGGCGCACGGGGCCAGGTACAAAGACCGTCCGGCCGGATCGATGGGCAGGCTGGCCGCATTTTCGTTTTATCCCGGCAAGAACCTGGGCGCCTACGGCGAAGCCGGTGCCGTGACAACCGATGACCCGGAGCTTGACCGCAAGGTCCGGATGCTACGCGACCATGGTTCCAACAAGAAATATGTGCACGAGTTGCTCGGTTACAACGCTCGCATGGAAGGTATCCAGGGGGCGGTGCTGAAGGTTAAGCTGTCGCATCTGGATCATTGGAACTCAGAACGTAACCGGGTGGCGTTGCTGTATAACCGGTTACTGGCCGCGGTGCCGATCAAGTTGCCGAGATTCGATGATGACCTCAGGCAAGTGTTCCATCTCTATGTTATCGAAACCGAACAGCGCGATCAGATGCAGAAGCATCTCAGCGAGAGCGGTGTGCCGTCGTTGATCCATTACCCGATCCCGATCCACATGCAAAAGGCGTTTGACTATCTCGATTGTCGTGAAGGGGACTTCCCAATTACCGAAAAGATGGCCGGTGAAATATTATCTCTGCCTATCTATCCTGAGATGACTGATGAGCAAGTGACGTATGTTGCCGACCAAGTGAAAGCGTTCTTTGGCTGA
- a CDS encoding dihydroorotase has translation MASKKYDLVVTGGRVIDPELGFGRDADLFIKDGSVAKIALEGKSTTLLRGFADDQIIDASGKLVVPGLIDIHVHLREPGREDEETVITGCRAAAAGGFTSVCCMPNTTPVIDNQETVKFVQDRAKEADARVYVVGAITKQSNGAELSEIGDLIKVGAVGISDDGRYLQNPQIMRRALEYASMFGIPVMQHAEDEFLCAGAVMNESYQSARLGIAGAPSVAEEIAVQRDIALCRVTGSRLHIQHVTTKGAVDAIRQAKADGINVTCEVTPHHLVLTDEEIGKEFNTSLRCNPPLRSHEDKEGVLEGLVDGTIDCIASDHAPHSMEEKDCEFDQAPPGMIGLETTLGLVKKFVIDKGYLSWADVIRKMTINPARILNLPGGRLQEGTVADITIIDPDKKWTVREKDIRSLSKNTPFIGWKLAGRAHMTLVGGKVVFER, from the coding sequence ATGGCAAGCAAGAAATATGATCTGGTGGTAACAGGCGGGCGAGTCATCGATCCGGAACTCGGCTTCGGGCGTGATGCTGATCTGTTTATCAAAGACGGTAGCGTGGCCAAGATTGCGCTGGAGGGAAAATCAACGACGCTGTTGAGAGGATTCGCCGACGATCAGATTATTGACGCCTCGGGCAAACTGGTGGTGCCCGGATTGATCGATATACATGTGCATCTGCGCGAACCGGGGCGCGAGGACGAGGAAACGGTTATCACCGGGTGTCGCGCCGCGGCCGCCGGTGGGTTTACCTCGGTCTGCTGCATGCCCAACACAACGCCGGTGATCGACAACCAGGAAACAGTCAAGTTCGTGCAAGACCGGGCCAAGGAGGCCGATGCCCGAGTCTATGTGGTCGGCGCTATCACCAAGCAGTCAAATGGGGCCGAGCTGTCGGAAATCGGTGACCTCATCAAGGTCGGAGCCGTTGGCATCTCCGACGACGGACGCTACCTTCAGAACCCACAGATCATGAGGCGGGCGCTGGAGTATGCGAGTATGTTCGGAATTCCGGTGATGCAACATGCCGAGGATGAGTTTCTCTGTGCCGGTGCTGTCATGAACGAATCGTACCAGTCGGCCCGGTTGGGTATCGCGGGAGCGCCGTCGGTGGCCGAGGAGATCGCGGTGCAGCGGGATATTGCTCTTTGCCGCGTGACCGGCAGCCGGTTGCACATCCAGCATGTAACCACCAAAGGAGCCGTTGATGCTATCCGTCAGGCCAAAGCGGACGGGATAAATGTCACTTGCGAAGTCACCCCGCACCACCTGGTGCTGACCGACGAAGAAATAGGCAAAGAGTTCAACACCAGTCTCCGTTGCAACCCGCCCTTAAGGTCGCACGAGGATAAGGAAGGTGTGCTTGAGGGTTTGGTGGACGGCACTATCGACTGCATTGCCTCCGACCATGCGCCGCATTCGATGGAGGAGAAGGACTGCGAGTTCGATCAGGCGCCGCCGGGGATGATCGGACTGGAGACGACACTGGGGCTGGTAAAGAAATTCGTCATCGACAAGGGATACCTCAGTTGGGCCGATGTCATTCGTAAAATGACAATCAACCCGGCCCGTATTCTCAACCTGCCGGGCGGCCGGTTACAGGAAGGAACGGTGGCCGACATTACGATCATTGATCCGGACAAGAAGTGGACGGTGCGCGAAAAGGATATCCGGTCGCTTTCCAAAAACACGCCGTTCATAGGCTGGAAACTGGCCGGTCGTGCTCACATGACTTTGGTCGGCGGGAAGGTTGTCTTCGAACGGTAG
- a CDS encoding aspartate carbamoyltransferase catalytic subunit: MSRLSSRHLLGLEGVPREDIEKILDTAVTFREVIERRIKKVPTLRGITVLNLFYEPSTRTRISFELAEKRLSADTVNFSTSTSSVKKGESLRDTVQNIEAMKIDMTVVRHSSSGAPYFLTQCMDTNIINAGDGCHEHPTQALLDMFTIRQKYGKLDGLRVVLVGDVKHSRVIRSNIWGLQTMGASVAVCGPSTLMPYEVDQFGCDVYTDLDEALDGADVVNVMRIQEERQQSGLFPSRREFSALFGVNRERLKRLNRNYTVMHPGPINRGVEMSSDVADGKSSVILDQVTNGQAVRMAVLYLLSGRTEGETE, from the coding sequence ATGAGCCGATTGAGTTCACGACACCTGTTAGGGCTTGAGGGTGTTCCGCGCGAAGATATCGAGAAGATTCTGGACACGGCCGTTACTTTCCGCGAGGTGATCGAACGTCGAATCAAAAAGGTTCCCACCTTGCGCGGTATTACGGTGCTCAACCTCTTTTATGAACCGTCGACGCGCACCCGAATTTCATTCGAGTTGGCCGAGAAACGCCTCTCGGCAGACACCGTCAATTTCAGCACTTCGACATCCTCGGTCAAGAAAGGTGAGTCGCTACGCGATACCGTGCAGAATATCGAAGCAATGAAAATCGACATGACCGTGGTACGACACTCCTCTTCAGGCGCTCCATATTTCCTTACCCAGTGCATGGACACCAATATTATCAATGCCGGTGACGGTTGCCACGAACACCCCACGCAAGCACTTTTGGATATGTTCACGATCCGACAAAAGTACGGCAAACTGGATGGGCTGCGCGTGGTGCTGGTCGGTGATGTAAAACACTCGCGCGTCATTCGTTCGAATATCTGGGGTCTGCAAACGATGGGTGCTTCGGTGGCCGTCTGCGGACCATCGACCCTGATGCCCTATGAGGTGGACCAGTTCGGTTGTGATGTCTACACCGATCTCGACGAAGCGCTTGATGGCGCCGACGTTGTGAACGTAATGCGCATTCAGGAAGAGCGTCAACAGTCCGGGCTGTTTCCATCGCGGCGTGAGTTCTCGGCTCTGTTTGGCGTCAACCGGGAACGGCTCAAACGACTCAATCGAAACTACACAGTCATGCATCCGGGACCGATCAATCGCGGTGTCGAGATGTCCTCCGATGTAGCCGACGGCAAGAGTTCGGTGATTCTCGACCAGGTGACCAACGGTCAGGCAGTACGTATGGCGGTGCTCTATCTGTTGTCGGGGCGGACGGAAGGAGAAACCGAATAA
- the pyrR gene encoding bifunctional pyr operon transcriptional regulator/uracil phosphoribosyltransferase PyrR, with protein sequence MPAKNDVVMDAKKISRALTRIAHEILEHNLGPDSVVLIGILTRGAPLARRIAATIEDIEGVQVPVGLMDISLYRDDVHSTLAQPIVQRTDILFEVVDRNVIIVDDVLFTGRTVRSALDQIVDFGRPRTIQLAVLVDRGHRELPIKADYVGANIPTAKSDRVLVQLDEKDGADQVRLEHDEKAASATKTGKAAKSKTGRSK encoded by the coding sequence TTGCCTGCCAAGAATGACGTCGTAATGGACGCCAAGAAAATCAGCCGCGCCTTGACCCGAATCGCCCACGAGATTCTGGAACACAACTTAGGTCCCGACAGTGTGGTGCTCATCGGTATCCTGACTCGGGGCGCTCCGCTGGCGCGCCGTATTGCTGCCACCATAGAGGACATTGAGGGTGTCCAGGTGCCGGTGGGCCTGATGGACATCAGTTTGTACCGCGACGATGTCCACTCCACACTGGCCCAACCGATTGTGCAACGCACCGATATTCTGTTCGAGGTGGTTGATCGCAATGTGATTATCGTCGACGATGTCCTGTTCACCGGCCGCACCGTTCGTTCGGCGCTGGATCAGATTGTCGACTTTGGACGGCCACGTACCATTCAACTGGCCGTGCTGGTTGATCGAGGCCATAGAGAACTGCCAATCAAAGCCGACTATGTAGGCGCCAACATTCCCACGGCCAAATCGGACCGGGTGCTGGTGCAGCTTGATGAAAAGGACGGCGCCGATCAGGTCCGGCTGGAACATGATGAGAAAGCAGCCTCGGCCACCAAAACCGGGAAAGCGGCCAAGTCCAAGACAGGGAGGTCCAAATGA
- a CDS encoding ATP-binding cassette domain-containing protein, with product MIKLTNVTYSYPEQPQPALNHLTLSIEVGESVCIMGANGCGKSTFALMLAGLFEPQGGRLEIHDPSHAVLPVGLLFQNPDNQMVAVTVEKEIAFALENLGTRPDEMEGRISETLERFRIGHLRKRLTSELSGGEKQRVALGSVMVLRPPILVLDEPDSFLDQAGKSFLADELKRLKTATPDLIEIRITQYPHVARQYDRLIVMLDGSVVADGCPREIFADEELCVRSSLSCSPADSDQMIPASFDLTPPDDALQQIAAVKLGFGYSGESQIIENLSFCLEAGEILGVVGPSGSGKSSLVQLMCGLLTPTRGEVRLSDAEGSQLTPDRLRGSVTALFQQPERQFFLSTCTEEIAFGPSNFGRAPAKAQIAALFKLAGLNGEVFRDRDPITLSGGEKRRLAFAAVLSMRPRFVLFDEPTCGLDQEGVGRFIQLCRQLKKQRVGMMIVTHDGDIIYDLTDMVLTLSDHQSARLHTKSEFFDTPGLASIVSTLSGDRG from the coding sequence ATGATAAAGCTGACCAATGTCACATATTCCTACCCTGAGCAACCGCAACCGGCGCTGAACCATCTCACTCTGTCAATCGAAGTGGGCGAATCGGTGTGCATCATGGGCGCCAACGGGTGTGGCAAGTCGACTTTCGCGCTCATGCTGGCCGGTCTTTTTGAGCCGCAAGGCGGACGTCTGGAGATTCATGATCCCAGCCATGCCGTTTTGCCGGTGGGTTTACTTTTTCAAAACCCGGACAATCAGATGGTGGCGGTTACGGTCGAGAAAGAGATAGCGTTCGCCCTTGAGAACCTGGGCACTCGGCCGGATGAAATGGAAGGCAGGATTTCTGAAACCCTCGAACGATTCCGGATAGGGCACCTGCGCAAGAGGCTTACCAGCGAACTGTCGGGCGGTGAAAAACAGCGCGTGGCTCTGGGCTCGGTGATGGTGCTGCGGCCGCCGATTCTGGTACTGGACGAACCCGACTCGTTTTTGGACCAGGCCGGTAAGTCATTCCTGGCCGATGAACTCAAACGATTGAAGACAGCAACCCCGGACCTCATTGAGATACGGATTACCCAGTACCCGCACGTGGCCAGGCAGTATGACCGCCTGATTGTTATGCTGGACGGCAGCGTGGTGGCCGATGGGTGCCCCCGGGAGATTTTTGCCGATGAGGAACTGTGTGTGCGGAGTTCTCTCAGTTGTTCACCGGCAGACTCAGATCAGATGATACCGGCGAGTTTTGACCTGACTCCGCCCGATGATGCGCTTCAGCAAATCGCGGCCGTCAAACTCGGCTTCGGCTATTCAGGCGAATCTCAGATCATCGAAAACTTGAGTTTTTGTCTGGAGGCCGGCGAAATCCTGGGTGTTGTCGGTCCTTCAGGTTCGGGCAAGAGCAGTCTGGTGCAGCTAATGTGTGGTCTGCTGACTCCGACTCGGGGTGAAGTTCGGCTGTCGGATGCCGAGGGCAGTCAACTTACACCGGATCGCCTGCGCGGCTCTGTGACCGCCCTGTTTCAGCAACCGGAGCGTCAGTTTTTTCTGTCCACCTGCACCGAGGAGATTGCCTTCGGCCCGTCCAACTTTGGGCGTGCGCCGGCCAAAGCCCAGATCGCAGCCCTGTTCAAACTGGCCGGGCTAAATGGTGAAGTATTCAGAGATCGCGATCCCATCACCCTGTCGGGCGGTGAGAAACGAAGGCTGGCCTTCGCCGCCGTGTTGTCGATGCGTCCCCGCTTTGTCCTTTTCGACGAGCCAACCTGCGGGCTGGACCAGGAGGGAGTCGGGCGCTTTATTCAATTGTGCCGACAGCTCAAAAAACAACGGGTGGGAATGATGATTGTGACCCATGACGGCGATATCATCTATGATTTGACCGACATGGTACTGACTCTGTCAGACCATCAGTCGGCGCGACTGCACACCAAAAGCGAGTTTTTCGACACCCCCGGGCTGGCGTCGATTGTCTCAACGCTCTCGGGCGACCGCGGATGA